In Zingiber officinale cultivar Zhangliang chromosome 3B, Zo_v1.1, whole genome shotgun sequence, a single window of DNA contains:
- the LOC122055002 gene encoding cell division control protein 2 homolog D-like, with protein sequence MLSIDPHVVRLLDLKQDQNKEGQTILYLVFEYMDTDLKKYIRSFRQSHEMMPPMTVKILMYQLCKGISFCHGHGVLHRDLKPHNLLMDRKAMMLKVADLGLNRAFTIPLKKYTHEMAILCSANNTSVAVALCLLLLINLYT encoded by the exons ATGCTTTCCATCGATCCCCATGTCGTCAG GCTTTTGGATCTGAAGCAAGACCAGAACAAGGAGGGGCAAACCATTCTCTACCTAGTCTTTGAGTACATGGACACGGATCTGAAAAAGTACATCAGAAGTTTCCGCCAGAGCCATGAAATGATGCCACCAATGACTGTTAag ATTTTGATGTATCAACTCTGCAAAGGAATTTCATTCTGTCATGGTCATGGAGTGTTGCACAG AGATCTTAAGCCTCACAATCTTTTAATGGACCGCAAGGCTATGATGCTAAAAGTTGCGGATCTTGGACTCAATCGTGCTTTCACCATTCCCCTCAAGAAATACACGCACGAG atgGCAATTCTTTGCTCTGCCAATAACACTAGCGTGGCTGTTGCACTGTGTCTACTGCTCCtcatcaatctgtacacttga